CGCCGACGGGCGGGAGGTGTCGCTGGCCGAGATTCCGCTGGCGCAGACGCTCGGCGCCGGCGAGACGGTGCGCGCCGAGGAGGTCGTGCTCTCGGTCCCCGACGGACGCAGCGTCAAAACGCTGATCAACGCCACGCCGATCCGTGCCGAGGGGGACGCCATCACCTCGGTGGTGGTGACCATGCAGGACCTGGCCCCGCTCGACGAGATCGACCGGATGCGGACCGAGTTCCTGAGCCTGGTGAGCCACGAGCTGCGCGCCCCGCTGATCGCCATCAAGGGCTCGGCCGACGCGCTGCTCGAGGAGGCGGCCGAGCTCGACCGGGCCGAGATGCGCGAGTTCCACCGCATCATCGCCGAGCAGGCCGGCCACATGCGCGGCCTCATCCGCGACCTGCTCGATGCGGGGCGCATCGACTCGGGCACGCTGTCGGTCGCGCCCGAGCCCTCGGAGGTGGCCGCGCTAGTCGAGCGGGCGCGCAGCACGTTCCTCAGCGGCGGCGGCCGGCACGCCGTCCTCGTCGACCTGCCGGCACAACTGCCCGCGGTGATGGCCGATCGCCGGCGCATCGTGCAGGTGCTCAACAACCTCCTGTCGAACGCCGCGCGGCATGCGCCCGAGTCGACCCCCATCCGGGTGGCGGCGGTGCGCGAGGACGCGCACGTCGCCGTCTCGGTCTCGGACGAGGGGAGCGGGGTGGCGCCCGAGCTGTTGCCGCACCTGTTCAGCAAACACGGCGGCGGCGGGCAGGGCGCGAGGGCGGGCTACGGCCTCGGGCTCGCCATCTGCAAGGGGCTCGTCGAGGCGCACGGCGGCCGCATCCGGGCCCACAGCCCCGGCGCCGGCCGCGGCGCCACGTTCACCTTCACGATTCCGGCGGCCGGCGAGGCCGGTGCGGCGGCGGCCCGTAGCCAGACCCCGCCGCCGGCCCCGGAATCGGCCGAGCCGCCGCGCATCCTGGTGGTCGACGACGACCCGCGGGCGCTGCGCTTCGTCCGCGACGCGCTCGCCGAGGCCGGCTTCGCCCCGCTCGTGACCGGCGCGCCGCGGGAGATGCCGCGCATCATCCGGACCGAGAGGCCGCGCCTGGTGCTGCTGGATCTGATGCTGCCCGACACCGACGGCATCGAGCTGATGGGCCAGGTCCCCGAGCTCGCCGACCTGCCCGTCATCTTCATTTCCGGCTACGGCCGCGACGAGACCGTCGCCAAGGCGCTGGAGTCGGGCGCGGCCGACTACCTCGTCAAGCCCTTCTCGCCGACCGAGCTGGTCGCCCGCGTCCGGGCGGCGCTGCGGCGCCGCGAAGAGCCCGCGCCCTTCGCGGTCGGAGAGCTCGCCATCGACTACCCGCAGCGCCGCGTGACGCTCGGCGGCGAGGAGATCGAGCTCACCGCCAAGGAATACGAGCTGCTGCGCGTGCTCTCGCTCGACGCGGGTCGGGTCGTGACGTTCGAAACGCTGCTGCGGCGGGTCTGGGCCAAGTCGGAGAAAGCCGATGCGAACCTGGTGCGCAACTTCGTCAGGAACCTCCGCCGCAAGCTCGGCGACAGCGTATCCAGCCCCGCCTACCTGTTCAACGCGCGCGGCGTCGGCTACCGCATGGCGAAGCCGCCGGACCGCTGAGGGCCAGGCGCCATCGAACCGCAGGCCCGAGCCGAGGCCGACGGGAGTCGTCGCCGGTTGGTGACGACGGGACGAGCGTCTCGCCGCCACCTAACGCGAGTCGAACCGCACCAGCTCGCGGTCGATCATCGCGATGGTCGGGCGCCCTGAAGCCGCCATGTTGCGGGCCAGCTCGGTCTGGAGAATCTCTACGACGGTCTGGACGCCCTCGGCCCCGTAGGCGGCGAGGCCCCACATGGGCGGGCGGGCCACCATGACGGCGGCGGCGCCGAGCGCGAGGCCCTTGAGGACGTCGGTGCCGCGGCGGAAGCTGCCGTCCACCAGCACCGGGACGCGGCCGGCCACCGCGTCGGCCACGGCCGGCAGCACGTCGATGGCCAGCGTGCCGGTGCCGCGGTCGACGAGGCCGCCGTGGTTCGACACCACCAGCCCCTCTGCGCCGGCCGCCAGCGCGGTCTCCGCGGCGTCGACGCTCATGACGCCCTTGACGACGACCGGCACGTCGACCGCCTCGGCGAGCGCGACGACTGCGTCCCAATCCGTCGAGGTCGGCCGATGATCGGAGGACGACACGCCCACCGTGACACAGATCGCCCGGCAGCCGGCCTCGACGGCACGCGCCGCGTCGTCCCCCAGCGAGCCGCTGTCGGCATAGAGCTGGTACCAGACCGGTTCGGCGCTCGCCGCCACGATCTCCTCGATAGGGTGGCTCGACTGTCGCGTCGCCACCATGACCGCCTTGCCGGCCGATGCGCCGCGCGCGGTGGCCAGCTCGCCTTCGGGATGGATGTCGCCCTGGTTGCCGACCGGGCCGACGATGATCGGGGCGAACATGTCGTACCCGTACAGGCTGGTGGTCAGGTCGAGGTCCATGGCGTAGACCATCAACCGCTGCCGGAACGTCATCCTGTCGAACGACGTGCGGTGACCGCCGCCGATCGCCTCGAACCGCGCGGGCGCCAGCACCAGGCGCGCCTGCTCCTCGAACTCGGGGACGTTGACCAGCTCCAGCACCGGAGCCTGCCGGTCCGAGGGAGGCGCCCCGCCGCCGGGCTCCCCCTGCGCACGAGGTTCGCCCTGCGCCAAGGGCGACCCGGCCACGAACGCACCGAACTTCCGCAAGGATTCCCGCCTGTCGACCTTCATCGTCGTGACCTCTGCTGCGCGTGCTGCGTGAACCGCCCCGCCGGCGCCGCTGCGCGGCGACCTGTCCGGAAGCGGGCAATCGTTTCGGCGTTCCCGACTCCCGGGCGGAGCTCGCTACGGGAAGTTCGTCTTCACGATGCTGCGGTCGATCTTGGCGATCGAGCTCACGCCCGCCGCTGCCATCGCCTGCCGCAGCTCGG
The Acidobacteriota bacterium DNA segment above includes these coding regions:
- a CDS encoding response regulator, encoding MTDSSDAKRENEALRERIATLSAAILRISATLDLDTVLAEVVESARRLTGARYGVIATVDEAGAPTRQPIFSGFTPEEEQELFTWPDSGRLFEHLRHLPGPVRLADLSGYVRALGIAPARMFSRTFQGTPMRHRGAEVGHFFLADKADGNEFTNDDEEVLMLFASQAAAAIANARTHRGEQRARADLEALVETSPVGVVVLDAQSGQPVSLNREARRIVESLRTPARPPEQLQEVISVRRADGREVSLAEIPLAQTLGAGETVRAEEVVLSVPDGRSVKTLINATPIRAEGDAITSVVVTMQDLAPLDEIDRMRTEFLSLVSHELRAPLIAIKGSADALLEEAAELDRAEMREFHRIIAEQAGHMRGLIRDLLDAGRIDSGTLSVAPEPSEVAALVERARSTFLSGGGRHAVLVDLPAQLPAVMADRRRIVQVLNNLLSNAARHAPESTPIRVAAVREDAHVAVSVSDEGSGVAPELLPHLFSKHGGGGQGARAGYGLGLAICKGLVEAHGGRIRAHSPGAGRGATFTFTIPAAGEAGAAAARSQTPPPAPESAEPPRILVVDDDPRALRFVRDALAEAGFAPLVTGAPREMPRIIRTERPRLVLLDLMLPDTDGIELMGQVPELADLPVIFISGYGRDETVAKALESGAADYLVKPFSPTELVARVRAALRRREEPAPFAVGELAIDYPQRRVTLGGEEIELTAKEYELLRVLSLDAGRVVTFETLLRRVWAKSEKADANLVRNFVRNLRRKLGDSVSSPAYLFNARGVGYRMAKPPDR
- a CDS encoding alpha-hydroxy-acid oxidizing protein, translated to MKVDRRESLRKFGAFVAGSPLAQGEPRAQGEPGGGAPPSDRQAPVLELVNVPEFEEQARLVLAPARFEAIGGGHRTSFDRMTFRQRLMVYAMDLDLTTSLYGYDMFAPIIVGPVGNQGDIHPEGELATARGASAGKAVMVATRQSSHPIEEIVAASAEPVWYQLYADSGSLGDDAARAVEAGCRAICVTVGVSSSDHRPTSTDWDAVVALAEAVDVPVVVKGVMSVDAAETALAAGAEGLVVSNHGGLVDRGTGTLAIDVLPAVADAVAGRVPVLVDGSFRRGTDVLKGLALGAAAVMVARPPMWGLAAYGAEGVQTVVEILQTELARNMAASGRPTIAMIDRELVRFDSR